In a genomic window of Candidatus Thiothrix sulfatifontis:
- a CDS encoding nitrogen fixation protein — translation MKIGVTSQNLRTVTGHASKARSFLMYEWTAEQALQPVESLELPMEMSIHAWDKRGDHPLLALDYLITGPCGKSFINQMKQYGVRVRTTDETDPLVAVQALVTAVVPWAGKRA, via the coding sequence ATGAAAATCGGCGTTACCAGCCAAAATTTGCGTACCGTTACCGGGCACGCCAGCAAAGCCCGCAGCTTTCTAATGTACGAATGGACTGCCGAGCAAGCGCTGCAACCCGTCGAGTCATTGGAGTTGCCGATGGAAATGTCGATCCACGCATGGGACAAGCGCGGTGATCACCCGCTGTTAGCGTTGGATTATTTGATCACCGGCCCCTGTGGGAAAAGTTTTATCAATCAGATGAAGCAATACGGCGTGCGGGTGAGAACCACGGATGAAACCGACCCGTTGGTGGCGGTGCAGGCGTTAGTGACGGCGGTTGTGCCGTGGGCGGGCAAGCGGGCGTGA